From a single Rutidosis leptorrhynchoides isolate AG116_Rl617_1_P2 chromosome 5, CSIRO_AGI_Rlap_v1, whole genome shotgun sequence genomic region:
- the LOC139849573 gene encoding monosaccharide-sensing protein 2-like, producing the protein MRGAVLVAAAAALGNMIQGWDNACIAGAVLYIKKEFNSQNEPTIEGLIVAMSLIGATLVTTCSGAISDSLGRRPMLIISSILYFLGGLVMLWSPNVYILLLGRLLDGFGIGLAVTLVPVYISETSPPEIRGSLNTLPQFMGSGGMFLSYCMVFAMSLMESPSWRLMLGVVSIPSLGYFVFTIFFLPESPRWLVSKGRMLEAKHVLQRLRGKDDVSGEMALLVEGLGVGEQIAIEEFIVGPANDIEVADKINLYGHHEKIPIISRHIESRPGSFIEQSVPLMDPLVTLFDSVHGSKGSALFPHFESMLSVGGDQIKQDDWDEEESAGGKDEDDHHSGNDSDDNLRSPLISRQTTGLAKDMIQPTTDESVLSVRKVGKHASCTDIAGEETRGSIWSDLCEPGVKHALFVGIGLQILQQFSGINGVLYYTPQILEEAGVGVLLSNLGISSTSSSLLISNLTTLLMLPCIVVAMRLMDISGRRTLLLTTIPVLILSLIALVIGVLVNFGSVANAAISTASVVIYICCFVMGFGPIPNILCSEIFPTRVRGICIAICALTFWICDIIVTYSLPLLLTSIGLPGVFGFYAVVCIASWAFVFLKVPETKGMPLEVITEFFSVGAKHIEAAKHN; encoded by the exons ATGAGGGGAGCTGTGTTGGTGGCAGCTGCTGCTGCACTAGGTAACATGATTCAAGGATGGGATAATGCTTGCATTGCAG GTGCTGTTTTATACATAAAGAAAGAATTCAACTCACAAAACGAACCAACTATTGAAGGTCTAATTGTTGCCATGTCACTCATTGGTGCCACTTTGGTTACAACTTGTTCCGGTGCGATATCCGATTCGCTTGGTCGACGCCCCATGCTCATAATCTCATCTATTCTTTATTTTTTGGGTGGTCTAGTTATGTTATGGTCACCAAATGTTTATATTCTTTTATTGGGTAGATTATTAGATGGGTTTGGAATTGGGTTAGCCGTTACGCTTGTTCCTGTTTATATATCTGAAACTTCACCTCCTGAAATCAGAGGTTCATTAAATACTTTACCGCAATTTATGGGGTCTGGTGGGATGTTTCTTTCGTATTGTATGGTTTTTGCGATGTCGTTAATGGAGTCACCAAGTTGGAGGTTGATGCTTGGTGTTGTTTCGATCCCTTCGCTTGGTTATTTCGTTTTTACCATCTTTTTCCTGCCTGAGTCTCCAAGATGGCTTGTTAGCAAAGGAAGAATGCTTGAAGCCAAACATGTCTTGCAAAGATTACGCGGTAAAGATGATGTTTCAG GCGAAATGGCGTTACTAGTTGAAGGTCTTGGAGTAGGGGAGCAGATAGCCATAGAAGAGTTCATAGTCGGTCCTGCAAACGACATTGAAGTAGCTGATAAAATTAATCTGTACGGTCATCATGAAAAAATCCCAATAATTTCTCGACATATTGAATCCCGTCCAGGAAGCTTTATCGAGCAAAGTGTCCCTCTTATGGACCCACTGGTCACCCTATTTGATAGTGTCCATGGAAGCAAAGGAAGTGCACTGTTTCCACATTTCGAAAGCATGCTTAGTGTAGGTGGAGATCAAATTAAACAAGACGATTGGGACGAAGAAGAAAGTGCTGGGGGTAAAGATGAAGATGATCATCATTCTGGAAACGATTCAGATGATAATTTACGTTCGCCTTTGATTTCTCGTCAAACTACTGGTTTAGCAAAAGACATGATTCAGCCGACTACCGATGAAAGTGTTTTAAGCGTTCGAAAAGTTGGAAAACACGCGAGTTGCACAGATATTGCAGGTGAAGAAACAAGAGGTTCAATCTGGTCTGATCTTTGTGAACCTGGAGTGAAGCATGCGTTGTTTGTCGGAATTGGTCTTCAGATACTTCAACAG TTTTCTGGTATCAATGGAGTACTTTACTACACGCCTCAAATTCTTGAAGAAGCAGGCGTTGGTGTACTTTTATCGAATTTGGGGATTAGTTCGACGTCTTCATCTCTTCTCATTAGTAACCTAACAACGCTCTTGATGCTCCCGTGTATTGTGGTGGCAATGAGACTCATGGATATCTCAGGAAGAAG GACTTTACTATTGACTACCATTCCTGTATTGATCTTGAGCCTCATAGCTTTAGTGATAGGAGTGTTAGTAAACTTCGGTAGCGTTGCAAATGCAGCTATTTCAACTGCGAGTGTTGTCATCTACATCTGTTGTTTTGTTATGGGATTTGGTCCGATACCAAACATACTATGTTCAGAGATTTTCCCAACTCGTGTTCGTGGGATCTGCATTGCCATTTGTGCCCTCACATTCTGGATTTGTGACATCATTGTGACATATTCTTTGCCATTGTTGCTTACTTCTATTGGTCTGCCAGGTGTCTTTGGTTTCTATGCCGTTGTATGCATCGCGTCATGGGCGTTTGTTTTCTTGAAAGTTCCGGAAACGAAAGGTATGCCGTTGGAAGTGATTACAGAGTTCTTCTCAGTTGGTGCTAAACATATTGAGGCAGCAAAGCACAATTGA